The Lactobacillus sp. ESL0680 genome has a segment encoding these proteins:
- the dhaM gene encoding dihydroxyacetone kinase phosphoryl donor subunit DhaM, with protein MSLGITLVSHVPEIASGLKKLLDQVAADVSITVAAGTNDGDIGTSMDKIMQAFADNSADEILAFYDLGSAKMNLEMALEMTDKPVHLYNTAFIEGAYTAASLVQAGVTRTEVEAQLKPLVVKD; from the coding sequence ATGAGTTTAGGAATTACTTTAGTGTCGCATGTCCCAGAAATTGCAAGCGGCTTAAAAAAATTATTGGACCAAGTGGCAGCTGATGTCTCAATTACTGTCGCTGCCGGCACCAATGATGGCGATATTGGTACCAGTATGGATAAGATTATGCAAGCCTTTGCGGATAATTCAGCTGACGAAATTTTGGCGTTTTATGACCTTGGCAGTGCCAAGATGAATTTGGAAATGGCGCTTGAAATGACCGATAAGCCAGTTCATTTATACAATACTGCCTTCATTGAGGGAGCATACACTGCTGCATCACTTGTCCAGGCTGGTGTCACACGCACAGAAGTTGAAGCTCAACTTAAACCACTGGTTGTAAAAGACTAG
- the dhaL gene encoding dihydroxyacetone kinase subunit DhaL — translation MTLTVDTLTEWMNNFAAKIAVNQQLLSDLDTPIGDGDHGFNMNRGMTAVSQKLTEKPANVTAAFKTIAMTLISTVGGASGPLYGTAFLEMAKKSNTTMDLGELLDAALAGIEKRGGAKPGDKTMVDVWQALIPDVKAGNLTQDKIAAAVEATKEMVAKRGRASYLGERSKGHVDPGSQSSGYLFEAMLETKGLL, via the coding sequence ATGACATTAACAGTTGATACTTTAACAGAATGGATGAATAATTTTGCGGCTAAAATTGCCGTAAATCAGCAACTTTTAAGTGATTTGGACACGCCGATCGGCGATGGCGACCACGGCTTTAATATGAATCGGGGGATGACAGCGGTCAGTCAAAAGTTGACTGAAAAGCCGGCTAATGTGACTGCAGCCTTTAAAACAATTGCAATGACGCTGATTTCAACTGTTGGCGGTGCTTCAGGGCCGCTTTATGGTACTGCCTTTTTGGAAATGGCTAAGAAAAGTAATACCACAATGGACTTGGGTGAATTACTAGATGCAGCTCTTGCTGGAATTGAAAAGCGTGGCGGCGCAAAGCCAGGTGATAAAACCATGGTTGATGTTTGGCAGGCATTAATTCCCGATGTCAAGGCCGGTAATTTGACGCAAGATAAGATAGCGGCAGCTGTTGAGGCTACTAAAGAGATGGTTGCTAAAAGAGGTCGGGCTTCATATTTAGGCGAACGTTCAAAAGGACACGTTGATCCCGGCTCCCAATCCAGCGGCTACTTGTTTGAAGCAATGCTAGAAACAAAGGGGTTATTATGA
- a CDS encoding MIP/aquaporin family protein: MHDSLTMQMLGEFLGTAILVLFGDGICAVVNLKKSKGSGAGWLAITLGWGFALAFGIYCVSWLSPGHLNPAVTLGMAIVGNLPWSSVLPYFVAQVAGGFVGGILVWLTYYPHFAATEDQDVILGTFATEPAIRKYLWNFFAEMIGTFMLVFGLLAFSKSQFAPGLNPLVAGLLLGAIGLSLGGSTGAALNPARDLGPRLVHQLFPIANKGKSDWAYAWVPVVAPFVGGILAALLFLVIK; the protein is encoded by the coding sequence ATGCATGATAGTTTAACAATGCAAATGCTTGGCGAGTTCTTAGGAACCGCTATCCTTGTTTTGTTTGGTGATGGCATCTGTGCCGTTGTTAATTTGAAAAAGTCAAAAGGTAGTGGTGCCGGCTGGCTGGCAATTACTCTTGGCTGGGGCTTTGCCTTAGCTTTTGGGATTTACTGTGTAAGCTGGCTTAGTCCGGGACATTTGAATCCTGCTGTTACCTTGGGAATGGCAATTGTTGGTAACTTACCTTGGAGTTCTGTTTTGCCATACTTTGTTGCTCAAGTTGCCGGAGGCTTTGTTGGTGGTATTCTTGTTTGGTTGACATACTACCCTCATTTTGCGGCAACTGAAGACCAAGATGTTATTTTGGGCACTTTTGCAACTGAACCAGCCATTAGAAAGTATCTCTGGAATTTCTTTGCGGAAATGATTGGCACATTTATGCTTGTCTTTGGCTTATTAGCCTTCAGTAAGAGCCAATTTGCTCCAGGTCTAAATCCACTAGTTGCCGGCTTATTATTAGGCGCTATTGGCCTTTCATTAGGTGGTTCAACTGGTGCCGCTCTTAATCCAGCTCGTGATTTGGGACCAAGATTGGTTCACCAATTGTTCCCAATTGCTAATAAGGGCAAGTCTGACTGGGCATATGCTTGGGTTCCAGTTGTTGCACCATTTGTTGGTGGTATCTTGGCCGCATTATTATTTTTAGTAATTAAATAA
- a CDS encoding methionine ABC transporter permease, with translation MSSWFSSVFPNVVQLGWSGDAGWGTSIVQTLFMTFWSAIFGGILGIIFGVILVLTKDGGIRPNKFWFNICDKVVSIFRAIPFIILLAFIAPVTQKIVGTQIGMKAALVPLTLGVFPFYARQVQVALESVAQGKIEAAQSLGATIWDIIFSVYLNEARSELVRVSTVTIISLIGLTAMAGAIGAGGLGNTAISYGYNRFDNDVTLVATVLVIILIFIVQIVGDFFAKKLNHQSR, from the coding sequence ATGAGTAGTTGGTTTAGTAGTGTATTTCCAAATGTGGTTCAACTTGGCTGGAGTGGGGATGCCGGCTGGGGTACCAGTATCGTGCAAACGCTCTTTATGACCTTTTGGTCAGCAATCTTTGGTGGAATTTTAGGAATTATTTTTGGTGTGATTCTTGTTTTGACCAAGGATGGTGGCATTCGCCCGAACAAATTCTGGTTTAATATTTGTGATAAAGTAGTCTCAATTTTCCGGGCAATTCCCTTCATCATTTTGCTTGCCTTTATTGCACCAGTTACGCAAAAGATTGTAGGTACTCAAATCGGAATGAAGGCTGCCTTAGTACCGCTAACCCTGGGTGTCTTTCCATTTTATGCTCGGCAAGTACAGGTTGCCTTAGAGAGTGTGGCACAGGGTAAGATTGAAGCCGCACAGAGCCTAGGAGCAACTATCTGGGACATTATTTTTAGTGTTTACTTAAATGAAGCTCGTTCTGAATTAGTTCGCGTGTCCACTGTGACAATTATTAGTTTGATTGGCTTAACTGCAATGGCTGGGGCCATTGGTGCCGGTGGACTAGGGAATACAGCTATCTCATATGGCTATAACAGGTTTGATAATGATGTAACCCTGGTCGCAACAGTTCTTGTAATTATTTTGATTTTTATTGTCCAAATTGTCGGTGATTTCTTTGCGAAGAAATTAAATCACCAAAGTCGTTAA
- a CDS encoding glycosyltransferase family 8 protein, which produces MENINDQPIEILVTIDQNYIKPLEVMIYSLKLNNLEQQMRIWIIYDNISTSALTALQNFGQKIGIQVEALAMNADFTFPESLLNLHDYPQEMYFRLLSGKILPSKLHRIIYLDPDILVINSIRPLWDLDLQGKMFAAAVHEGLTDIMSSINNIRLGTTTAYFNSGIMLMDLDQMRQKVKLDDLTDAINEHHDTLILPDQDILNYLYGEDILQIPETQWNYDARAYSVYLTRSAGEYNLEWVMQNTSILHFCGKPKPWQKENHSRFKALYLNYQQMTNNLTKAKK; this is translated from the coding sequence ATGGAAAATATAAACGATCAGCCAATAGAAATCTTAGTTACTATCGACCAAAACTACATCAAACCGCTTGAAGTCATGATATATTCACTCAAACTTAATAATCTTGAGCAACAGATGCGCATTTGGATCATCTACGATAACATTAGTACCTCTGCCTTAACTGCCTTGCAAAACTTCGGGCAAAAAATTGGTATCCAAGTTGAAGCTTTGGCAATGAATGCGGACTTTACCTTCCCTGAATCTTTGCTTAACCTGCATGACTACCCACAGGAAATGTATTTTCGGTTATTATCCGGCAAAATCCTACCGTCTAAATTGCACCGTATTATTTATCTTGATCCTGATATTCTAGTAATCAATTCAATTAGGCCACTATGGGACTTAGATTTACAGGGTAAAATGTTCGCCGCAGCCGTCCATGAGGGGCTAACTGATATCATGAGCTCGATTAACAACATTCGCTTAGGAACCACGACCGCCTATTTTAATTCCGGTATTATGCTAATGGACTTGGACCAAATGCGGCAAAAAGTTAAGCTTGATGATCTTACTGATGCCATTAATGAGCACCATGATACTTTAATTTTGCCCGATCAAGATATTCTAAATTACTTATATGGTGAAGATATTCTTCAAATTCCGGAAACACAATGGAATTATGACGCTCGTGCATACTCTGTCTATCTAACCCGAAGTGCGGGCGAATATAACCTTGAATGGGTAATGCAAAATACCTCAATTCTGCATTTCTGCGGTAAGCCAAAACCATGGCAAAAAGAAAACCATTCTCGCTTCAAAGCACTCTACTTAAATTATCAGCAAATGACTAACAATTTAACAAAAGCAAAAAAATAA
- a CDS encoding methionine ABC transporter ATP-binding protein has protein sequence MSIIDLKHVNVDFPDKKGKVVHAVQDVNLEVEKGDIYGVVGFSGAGKSTLVRTINLLQKPTAGDIQVNGIDFIKDGKQVISNKQLQLARRNIGMIFQSFNLLNEVTVLENVSFALKHSGLKDKEIEEKSLHLLDLVDLKDKANFYPVQLSGGQQQRVAIARALANEPDILISDEATSALDPQNTQQILALLKKLKAELNLTIVLITHEMDAVKKICDKVAVMEQGKIVEKGNLRDVVLNPQNSLTKSFVGGSLEVINTLDTLNLDHLNEDEAIYQLVYSVANVTKSIVIDLYRELDVEVSMLYGNVELLDDEPIGTLLVLVKGDSEKQKETVAFLQKQQVSLTRFDEKGNLYE, from the coding sequence ATGAGTATTATCGATTTAAAGCACGTTAATGTGGATTTTCCAGATAAAAAAGGTAAAGTCGTTCATGCAGTGCAAGATGTCAATTTAGAAGTTGAAAAAGGGGACATTTATGGCGTTGTCGGTTTCTCTGGTGCCGGCAAGTCTACCTTGGTTAGAACAATTAACTTGCTGCAAAAGCCAACTGCTGGTGACATTCAAGTCAACGGTATCGACTTTATTAAGGATGGCAAGCAAGTCATTTCCAATAAGCAGCTGCAACTAGCACGTAGAAATATCGGCATGATTTTTCAGAGTTTCAACCTATTAAATGAAGTAACCGTTCTTGAGAATGTCTCCTTTGCCTTGAAGCATTCTGGTTTAAAAGACAAAGAAATTGAAGAAAAATCATTGCACCTATTAGACTTGGTTGATCTAAAAGATAAGGCTAACTTTTATCCGGTTCAATTATCTGGGGGACAGCAGCAGCGAGTAGCAATTGCTCGCGCCCTTGCCAACGAACCAGATATTCTGATTTCGGACGAAGCAACTAGTGCTTTAGACCCACAGAATACGCAACAAATTCTGGCTTTATTGAAAAAATTGAAGGCAGAATTGAATTTGACAATTGTTTTAATCACGCACGAAATGGATGCAGTTAAAAAAATCTGTGACAAAGTGGCCGTGATGGAACAAGGCAAGATTGTTGAAAAGGGCAATTTGCGTGATGTTGTCTTAAATCCGCAAAATTCTTTGACTAAGAGCTTTGTTGGTGGCTCACTTGAAGTCATTAATACTCTAGATACGCTGAATTTAGACCATTTGAATGAAGATGAAGCTATTTATCAACTAGTGTACAGTGTAGCCAATGTGACCAAGTCGATTGTCATTGACCTGTATCGTGAACTTGACGTTGAGGTCAGCATGCTGTATGGCAATGTGGAACTGCTTGATGATGAGCCAATTGGGACCTTGTTGGTCTTGGTCAAGGGCGACAGTGAAAAACAAAAAGAAACGGTTGCCTTTTTGCAAAAGCAACAAGTGTCATTAACTAGATTTGATGAAAAGGGGAATTTGTATGAGTAG
- a CDS encoding HU family DNA-binding protein, whose translation MASINKSELTKEVAAKTGLKQKEAEEVIDAFIGSIKDNLTKGEKVQIIGFGSFEVRQRAERKGRNPQTGKTLTIPATQVPAFKPGKALKDAVK comes from the coding sequence ATGGCTTCAATTAACAAATCTGAACTTACTAAAGAAGTTGCAGCAAAGACTGGCCTTAAGCAAAAGGAAGCTGAAGAAGTTATTGACGCTTTCATCGGCTCAATCAAGGACAACTTGACTAAGGGTGAAAAGGTTCAAATCATTGGCTTCGGTTCATTTGAAGTTCGTCAACGTGCAGAAAGAAAAGGTAGAAACCCACAAACTGGTAAGACCTTAACTATTCCTGCTACTCAAGTACCTGCATTCAAGCCTGGTAAGGCATTAAAGGATGCAGTTAAATAA
- a CDS encoding nitroreductase family protein has product MSDPILKRVAVRKYTDEKVSQTAIEQLIKAFQAAPCGMHETAVMQMTVVEDEDLLKKIEQITDNACYGAPLLFVINVQKDSRYGERDASAAAENIMVEATNLNLGSVYLMMAAGKLNTAPDLQAELGITPEYVTSVIVAVGHASEAPHEDRSNRYQVIRK; this is encoded by the coding sequence ATGTCAGATCCAATTTTAAAGCGCGTTGCTGTTCGCAAATACACCGATGAAAAAGTGTCGCAAACAGCGATTGAGCAACTAATTAAGGCGTTCCAAGCAGCACCGTGTGGAATGCATGAAACAGCAGTTATGCAAATGACGGTAGTAGAAGATGAGGATTTACTGAAAAAGATTGAACAGATAACTGATAATGCCTGCTATGGTGCGCCATTGTTATTTGTAATTAATGTTCAAAAAGATAGTCGTTACGGTGAACGGGATGCTTCAGCTGCTGCTGAAAACATCATGGTCGAGGCTACCAATCTTAATTTAGGTTCCGTTTACTTAATGATGGCTGCCGGCAAGCTAAATACTGCACCAGATTTGCAAGCAGAATTAGGCATAACTCCTGAATATGTGACTTCAGTAATTGTTGCTGTCGGTCATGCTTCAGAAGCGCCACATGAAGATCGGTCAAACCGCTATCAGGTAATTCGAAAATAG
- a CDS encoding SLAP domain-containing protein yields the protein MKKNLLLGLIGTASLSLGLTIAAPVNAATEETPATSQPANTNQQQNTTGTTTADNQPAKDQPASSNSTSNTAALGYINKYVKLKKNSTIYDAKGNKVKKGKTKLKKNMFIYVTGFISTKGKSLLQFDNKKQYIDAKNVKTSPAASYKLKRKAYAYNSKGKNLGGTIAKGKVVLVVKTKKIHKTKFVGITFVESLKTYYIKWSDLNHKSGQAVNQ from the coding sequence ATGAAGAAAAATTTATTATTAGGCCTAATTGGTACTGCTTCTTTGTCACTCGGATTAACGATCGCAGCACCAGTAAATGCGGCAACTGAAGAAACGCCGGCTACTAGTCAACCTGCTAATACTAATCAGCAACAAAATACGACAGGAACAACGACTGCTGATAATCAACCAGCAAAGGACCAACCGGCATCTAGTAATTCAACTAGTAATACAGCTGCCTTAGGTTACATTAATAAGTATGTTAAGCTGAAGAAAAATTCGACTATTTATGATGCTAAGGGCAACAAAGTTAAAAAAGGTAAAACCAAGCTAAAGAAGAATATGTTTATTTACGTTACAGGTTTTATCTCAACTAAAGGCAAGAGCTTATTGCAATTTGATAATAAGAAGCAATACATTGATGCCAAGAATGTAAAAACTTCACCAGCTGCATCTTATAAATTAAAGCGTAAAGCTTATGCCTATAACAGTAAGGGCAAGAACTTGGGTGGAACAATTGCCAAAGGCAAAGTTGTGTTAGTTGTTAAAACCAAGAAAATTCATAAGACCAAGTTTGTTGGCATTACATTTGTAGAAAGCTTAAAGACTTACTACATTAAGTGGTCAGACTTGAATCATAAGAGTGGTCAAGCCGTGAATCAATAG
- the dhaK gene encoding dihydroxyacetone kinase subunit DhaK, with amino-acid sequence MKKIINDPANVVPEMVAGMVRSYPQFIEQVPDAEAVMRSDKESMKGKVGLVSGGGSGHEPTHAGFVGKGMLSASVCGQVFTSPTPDQIYAAIKAVDQGQGVFLIIKNYSGDIMNFDMAKDLAEMDDIKVKSIVVDDDIAVENSTFTQGRRGVAGTLFMHKVLGAAAQNGASLDEIAELAKQVLPNIKTIAVALSAATNPETGKPGFVLKDDEIEFGVGVHSEPGYRREKIKPAKDLVEELVNKLDSEMHLDGSKKYAVLVNGMGATPLMEQYIFSNDLLNKLEQFKIKPAFIKIGNYMTSLDMAGISLTMFELQDDKWLDALKMPVATIAWK; translated from the coding sequence ATGAAAAAAATTATCAATGATCCTGCTAATGTAGTACCAGAAATGGTTGCCGGTATGGTCCGGTCTTATCCCCAATTTATTGAACAAGTTCCTGATGCTGAAGCTGTTATGCGCTCAGACAAGGAATCAATGAAGGGCAAAGTCGGGCTTGTTTCCGGTGGTGGTTCTGGACATGAGCCAACTCATGCTGGCTTTGTCGGTAAAGGGATGTTGAGTGCATCTGTATGCGGACAGGTCTTTACTTCACCGACACCAGATCAAATTTATGCGGCTATTAAGGCCGTCGATCAAGGGCAAGGAGTTTTCTTAATAATTAAAAATTATTCGGGTGACATCATGAACTTTGATATGGCGAAAGATTTGGCAGAAATGGATGATATTAAGGTTAAGTCAATCGTTGTTGATGATGATATCGCTGTAGAAAATAGCACTTTTACACAAGGTCGGCGTGGAGTAGCTGGGACATTGTTTATGCATAAGGTACTTGGAGCAGCTGCACAAAATGGTGCCAGTCTTGATGAGATTGCCGAATTAGCCAAGCAGGTTCTGCCAAATATTAAAACAATTGCCGTTGCCCTGTCCGCAGCTACTAATCCAGAAACTGGCAAGCCTGGCTTTGTCCTTAAAGATGACGAGATTGAGTTTGGCGTTGGTGTCCACTCAGAGCCCGGTTATCGTCGTGAAAAGATTAAGCCTGCCAAGGATTTGGTTGAAGAATTAGTTAATAAGCTTGATAGCGAGATGCATCTTGATGGTAGTAAAAAATATGCTGTACTTGTTAATGGGATGGGAGCAACGCCGCTGATGGAACAGTATATTTTTAGTAATGATTTATTAAATAAACTTGAGCAATTTAAGATTAAGCCGGCATTTATCAAAATCGGCAATTACATGACATCACTTGACATGGCGGGAATATCACTTACCATGTTTGAATTACAGGATGACAAGTGGCTTGATGCATTAAAGATGCCAGTTGCAACAATTGCTTGGAAATAG